The Sedimentisphaera salicampi genome includes a region encoding these proteins:
- the tmk gene encoding dTMP kinase, producing MISPEIYRGKFIVLDGPDGSGKSTQAQMLRKALNKAGVETSAFRDPGDTVIGEKIRDILLSPEHSAMSDNSEVLLYMAARAQLWREKISPAIEEGKCVVMDRWLSSTCAYQGKAGGFGIENVIKIAELSLPRVWPDKTFIIEVDPQEGLNRITRSFDRMEQKGIGYHRLVYEGYLELAALSKHLEDFDVSVVSGYGSIEQVHRNVLEKLELTDGRNS from the coding sequence ATGATTTCTCCGGAGATATACAGAGGAAAGTTTATAGTGCTCGACGGCCCAGACGGCAGCGGCAAAAGCACTCAGGCTCAGATGCTCAGAAAAGCCTTAAACAAAGCAGGCGTTGAAACCTCTGCATTCAGAGACCCTGGCGACACTGTTATCGGCGAGAAGATTCGTGATATCCTTCTAAGCCCTGAGCATTCGGCGATGTCTGATAATTCTGAAGTCCTCCTTTATATGGCAGCGAGAGCCCAGCTGTGGAGAGAAAAGATCTCGCCTGCGATTGAAGAGGGCAAGTGTGTTGTGATGGACCGCTGGCTTTCCAGCACATGTGCATATCAGGGCAAGGCTGGCGGCTTCGGGATTGAAAACGTTATAAAAATCGCTGAGCTTAGCCTGCCGCGGGTATGGCCGGATAAAACTTTCATCATCGAGGTTGACCCGCAGGAGGGGCTGAATAGAATAACCCGAAGCTTCGACAGAATGGAGCAGAAAGGTATTGGTTATCATCGGCTGGTATATGAAGGATACTTGGAGCTGGCCGCTTTATCCAAACACTTAGAGGACTTTGACGTATCGGTTGTTTCAGGATATGGAAGTATTGAACAAGTTCACAGAAATGTTTTGGAAAAACTGGAATTAACAGATGGTAGAAACAGCTAA
- a CDS encoding C-GCAxxG-C-C family protein: MVETAKKKFHGEERYNCAQAVLSAFRDKYAVSEDCIKSHRTSGGGRAEGGTCGALYAALMLVENNPEKAEKLCRRFEQKAGHTKCRELKRLGFPCRECVGLAAELLAELEQKCA, translated from the coding sequence ATGGTAGAAACAGCTAAGAAAAAATTTCACGGCGAAGAGAGATATAATTGTGCTCAGGCAGTTTTATCTGCCTTTAGAGATAAATACGCAGTTTCAGAAGACTGCATAAAAAGCCATAGAACCTCAGGCGGAGGAAGAGCCGAAGGGGGCACTTGCGGTGCGCTCTATGCTGCTTTGATGCTCGTTGAAAACAATCCCGAAAAGGCCGAAAAGCTTTGCAGAAGATTCGAACAAAAAGCAGGACATACAAAATGCAGAGAGCTCAAAAGGCTCGGCTTCCCGTGCAGAGAATGTGTGGGACTTGCTGCCGAGCTGCTTGCAGAGCTTGAGCAAAAGTGCGCATAG